In the genome of Xiphophorus hellerii strain 12219 chromosome 14, Xiphophorus_hellerii-4.1, whole genome shotgun sequence, the window aaaagacataaacttaagaaaacccagctGTTACAACTGAGGGAGCGCAAAGTCCTCAGTCTGAACCCGCTACAGTCCGCTGTACATGcgtatttccatccagtgtacCACACAGTCAAAACCTACCGCAGGCTATCgttaaattccaattataacTAACAACAGACTATTTTAAGACAAATCTATCCACGCCTGCAGCCTCAAACACCGCGTGGCTACACACAACAAAAGAGTGATTaaaaacgtcttaccgcacGAGCCGGACGGATCAATCGGGAagagaccgccacccgccaagattccagaaccggacgaagcccccaatTATTAAAAAGAGGTAATTTAAATGCTAgttttggacaaaacgtttggctcctgcttcctctttgaattttgcccgggatcttcgACGAGTGACGTTCTCAgtgggcgacgtgcagcgaccgcgtgctggtaaacgaaacaacaacaaagcgtgttgacgtcacagatcacagagtttaatctcatacaaagcaatcgacaacaaagctgcagaggaacagagatatacattttatacagacaagagaacagacaacacgaaacacaaaagacagacaaaggcgcccaacgtggagtaaaaagatggaaaaaaaactctctctatTTTAGCGCTACATGTAACTTTATACTCAGTAGGCGTTTCCCCACTTCAATATATGCAAAgtaggcgttctgctcttcgaccaatcagagacctgCTTCAGCCCCCCAAAGAAAGTTAGGACTCCCTGATTTACGGCAaagatgtctggtttttgtcgGACCACTTCGTGCTCATCTCTGCCTGATACGGGGAGATTCCTGGCGCCAAAGAGTCTCCTGCTTTATCGGAATGCACATTTTATTGCTccctgtcaaaagggggaggaaaaaaggccctgctttgtctgctgaattcccaactgctcaacagaaactattccaaattaaagtgttggctatacctttacacatgtcgtggattagctgtattaagcaccaaacaataatcatttttccttaacattAGGAAGGTCAAACTAAACCACAGAGGAACACACACAGcctccagctgtttgtgttGGCATCAGGCTGAGCACTGAATgccagctgcttcctgttggaCGTCGTTCCAACCAGAGTTTAGCTGCTTCGTCTGTTTGGTGTCAGGCTCTTTGTTACACAAGCAGTTTTGTGAGGTGACATGATTCAGCTCACTACCAGCGCTGCTGTTTGGATCAACCAGACTCACTACAGATCAAAACCAGGACCGGATCATTTTGAAGCCTCAGAATCTGGCAACAGATCAGAAAGAGTTGGAAGTTGCCAGATATTGCCATTAATCCACTTTAAGTTTTggtttaacattaaaaatgttacatttctgggagaaatctgaaacaaatatcATCATTTAGGTCCTGCTGCTGATTCATCTGCCTTGTTGTCAGTAACTTTACAGCCTGTGTTTGTACAGAGGACATTTGTGGCCCCTGCAGGTGTCCCTGTGGCCCCAGGTGGCTTCCTCACCTCCAAGGAAGACAAACCCAGCAACAGATTCTGCCTCAAAGGAATTCAttcatgactgaaataaaacgaGACGTTCAAACTTCAACAATAAACTTagcagaaagtaaaaactgatttatgtttcatgtgatgttctgttttccagctctctgattggtcgccTCCAACATGCTccgcctcctgctcctcttcctctctgctgccatGTTGCTGCCAGGTGAGTTCCTGCAGTTAGAAGCAGTTTCTGCTGAGTCAGTGAAGATGGAGGAACGGAGCTCCTGCTGCCATCTTGGTCTCCAAACAGACCAACTGATGCTGGTTTATTCATCTACAGATTGTCATGTTGCTGCCAGACTCTGGTTCTCATCtcatgtgtctctgtgtttcaggagctgctggacagtTTAAAGTATTTACTAATAACACAGAGGTGGACATCAGCTCATGCCCCATCACGTACTTTGGACAGAAATACGAACAACTTTATGTGAGTAAAATGACTGGATGAACCTCTACTAATTATTGCTTAGTCAGAcgcatgatgatgatgatgatgatgatggtgatgttgatgatgatctctgcagcttcagagcTCTGAGTCtgcctgcttttattttgaagcaaacaCAGGAAGTAGGAGTCCAGAggatttctgctcatttaatCAGAAACTGATCTGTAGAGTTTTATTCCTCAGGACTTCCAGACTCTTTTCTCTTCCTGATGAATCTTTGTGGGTCggtttttctttgacttgttgtgtttctgttttttcagctgAACTTCACCAGTGAGAACTTTGTTCTCTGTTTCACCGGCTTTTATGAGCCTCAGGGCAGAGGAGACTGCTTGGTGATGCCTCAAACAGACAACGCACAGTTTTTACTTCAAAGTATGCCTGCCGGTTCTGATCAAGACTTCCTCCAGAATCTGCCAAGCATTAAGAACACTGGGGAGTGCTACATGACCTTTCTGATCTCTGCAGTAagttctgttcagtgatttaaatctgttttctggttttagaaaagacttaaacacaaaacattgatGGAAGAATATGAATGAACTGATAGAACTGTATGAGCTGTTTACGTTTAGttcttatattttattcattgtttaaaTCGCCTATAGTATGTAATTATGTTTCATGCAAAGACTTTTTGTGAAAACCTTTTGACTGGATCAAACCtgctgactgtttttttgtatttcttttagtaCACTTTTCTTCTACTAAACTATGGATCACAAAGTGCTTTTATGAATGTAGACCAACCAGTGGTAAGTCTTTACatcttttacaaaatacaggaaaagctttgagttaataattaaatattgtcaGATCTAAACATCTACCTGAAGATTTTCctgattattttcagtttttatcaagATATCCTTTAGACTCCACGTCCACTGGCGTGGACATGATGTTTTTCTGggattaaactaataaaaatattagggAATTGGTTATTTACATGATGCTTGTTATAGATTGGTTTATTattaagcaaaaacaataaagtttagaCCCTTAAGTTGATACTAGTGAGTTTCAGTCATCCAGACGAGcatgtgactgaaaacagacGGGGAGGAGGAAGCttctgttttacttcaaaaatattctttatgttCATAGCAGCACAGAAAAGTTttctctgtatatttttaagtatttccagTAATagtatttgaaagtattttgaacatttttcctctCATTAAATCGTAggacttttttaaaagttgaatgtCCATCCCAATGGACATCAGGACTTTGTGTTGGCTGTACAGCGCCTAATTATTCAGTGTTACTGTGCAAAGAAAGAAGCATGTGTGAACATTTCATAGCCAGTTTGTGATTtcataatgattttctgttattttctcaatGATGGAGTAAAAACTGTCAAACCTTCTTGAACTGACGGTACATCAAGAGATTTCTGATCCAGTGATTGGATGAGGAAAATAAGCCACAGGAATTAGATGGTAAATTGAGAAGTAAAGCATTCACAGTTTTTCAGTGTCTCATCCAGAGAAGTTCAGCTTCACAGTGAATCAGTGGGTGTTGTTGTCCTGCTAGATCAAATTATCAGtctgtaaacacaaaaatctgagaaaaaagtcagagccGACTGGATGCAAGAGGCCataatacacagaaaacacatttctgctgtaagaaatgtaaaatccaaactgaaactgcttcaaggtgttcataaaaaataaaggttacatGGAAATAGCCAGCAGTTTGATAACTGTGTAATCTATTGTTATAGGTTTACATCACTACAAATAATAGCATGTCAATACATCTGAAAGTTCAATGGCCATCACTAAAGTCAAagctatattttatattatttattctctATTCAGACATGcacactgataaacaaaacagcaaaatccaGTTTAAAAGGTTGAGACCATGAGTTATTGCATGAAGCTCTGCGGGGAAAGTATAGAAGTTTTCATGACGTTCTACGTTCATTTAGTCAAGATGTCCATTACAATGGACACCatgaaaaacatagaaacatgagacaaaaaacatatagaaacatgagacaggaaaaatgtctgtcttgctctttagagtaaaaatcagctgagtaaaacaaagttttggctcaaagaaagaaatgagtttttatcaagacatttttaatgaaatcagtttttattctgtgttgagTCTCTGTGGTTCTGACTCTGTTGTTCTGCAGTTCCCTGATTTTCTGGTGGATGGAAACAAAGTTTTCCCTCCGAGTGTTGCAAACCAGCAAACCTACGCAGATCTGAGCGGCTGCAGGTCATCAGGTCAGTGAACCTCTGAATCCAAACCTGAACTTTGAGATtcagtgaaacagtttttcctcaGATAAACtgagtttctgagttttctgtctcttccttcGTTTCTCAGGTGTTCTGTTCAGACCTGGAGACGTCAGCTCTGATCCAATAACCTGCAGGACTCTCACCTGTTCTCAGTCTGCAGTCCTCCAGAATACCAGCTATGGGCCCACGGAGCGTTGTCAAGGCAACGGCGTGTAAATATggtcatttttacttatttacacgctcaaagtcctgctactaaaaacagcactttgaagggtgctttataaataaaattgattgattgattttgtatttgaaaagtgggaaagagaaaaatgtgttttcaaatttGACTCATGAAGTTAAATTTCACTGGAGCTGTGGTCTTTTTCACAGCAAGCATTAACTTTcaaggagcagcaggaagtgttaaatgagcttttattgtgaaggagaaGCATGAAGTgataaatgagcttttattgtgaaggagcagcaggaagtgagcaGCGGTGGAGAACAGATCAGAGATCAGTGAGGCTGAAATGAATCTTTCTGCACAGCAGTTGGTCTAAATCTGAGTCCTTCACATCAGTCAGACCTCAGTAACATACTGACTACTGAtccagagagctggaggagtagagcgccccctggtggctatGGCCCCCAGCAACAGGTcttgatgtttgtttctgcctccaccagctgctcctctgcctcctcgtTGGGCTCCGTCTGCACGGTGACGGGTCCGGCTGTGGTGGACTTCCAGGGCCAGCAGAACTCTGTGAAGGACCGGTGCTGGTACTCTCTGCTGAGGATCCCATCAGGCCCAGACTTCCAGGTTCTGGCCCACTTCCAGGAGCGGCGCCGTAAAGACGTGAGCTTCCTGGACGGCGTGACGCTGCGACTGAACGGGTTCACATCGGCCGTTGACATCCAGCTGAAACAAGGAGGCAGAGTTCTGGTGAGCCGCTGCAGACGCTTCATGGCTTCCAGCAGGGCCGTAATCTGGATCGTCGGGTTCTGGGGGCCCAGCCCAGGAACCTCTGGATTTATGaaacaaatgcaactttttctgCTGCTAAAGAGCAAACTGATACTTATAAGAGACTGAcatgaagttaaaataaaatcattttaaatgttcacaacAGGAAAAACACTAGCAATGAATTTGATGATTAAATTTcctaatttaaaagttttgattaaaaaaatcttagacTTTATAGTTTTTGTGGTTTCTTATCTCCTGAACCCAAAAGAACTGAAacagttttgaactttttttctatCAGCTTTGATCCTAAAGACAacttataaaacatattttctgagttttagctgaaaacaaaagtcagattcagttttacttgaactttttcagttggttcataatttatttcagtcattctgtgtgtgtgtgtttaaagctTTCCTCATGCTACAGAACCTTTTCAGAGCTGCTGAGTCACAGGTCCGCTGTAGTCTGAAGTTTGTAGGTGAAGCAGcgtctctctgctgcttcaccagcagggggcgccacctTCCAAAGCCCCTCCAGACTCGCCTGCAGCTCCTTTTCTCAGACAGACCTCCAGGTTTCTGTGGCTCAGCCTCTGAGTTCTGACAGTCCGCTGTGTCTCTGTGGGTCGCAGCTGAACGGCTCGCCGCTGACCCTCAGCGGCTCGGTTCAGACGGGTCACGGTGTGAAGCTCTCCAAGGACCAAACTGGAGTCACTGTCCAGGCGTCCCTGTCCAACTTCTCTGCTTCTGTCTTCTTTGACGGCTCCACGGCTCAGATCCACCTGAAAGGTACAGAGCATCAGATGAGTTTGGTTCCTGAGGATcgctgctgtcctgcagtctGATGCTGATTGTCTCTCGCTGCGTCCTGAACCCGTCCAGGTTCTAATGGACTGCCTCTGCAGGGTCTGTGTGGAAACGCCAGCAGGTCTCTGAGTGAAGAGCGGCTCTCTGAGGACGGCTCCACCAGGTCAGACCTCCTTACCGACCGACCGCTGCTGGACGGACGGACTGCAGGTAAACTCAGGAATCGGTCCTGACCTTGTTGTGTGTCGCCCCCTAGCTGTGAGGCGCAGTACACCGACGCTACTGACACAACCACCAGCTGCACCAAGATGGCTGAACGGTGAGCACATTGATCCAGAACCTTTAGTCTGAGTTTCTCTCTGATCTCTGGGGGAAACTTCATGTTTCATGGTGTTTGATGCCTCGTGACGTCAGCTCTGATGGGAGACGAATCCGTTTATTGATCATTGATTGTCTCCATGTGGAGCAGCTGTAGCCTCCTGAAGGAGgcgcccttctcctcctgcggcGTGGACCCGGAGCCCTACATGGCCGCCTGCACAGACACTTTGTGCCGCTATCCGGATCTGGACGGCCTCAGCTGTCGGTTCCTGGAGGCCTACGCCAGAGCCTGCAGCCTGCAGAGCAGCGCCGCACCGGAGGACTGGAGGTCCAAGGCTCAGTGCTGTAAGACCTGCTGCCCTCCGTCTGCTCCatgaatctgctgctgctgctgctgcttttcacagTAATGCATCTgctctgcagcgccccctggggCCGTCTGTCAGGACAGGACCTGCAGCGATCACGAGTTCTGTGGAGAGAAGacagctggaggagaaactCGCTGCTTCTGTCGGGCCATTTTTGCCTCCAAGTACAGACAGACGATCTCTTTGGGTAGGACAGCTGTGACCTGAGAACAGGCCTGAATGTTTGGAGGAAACCCTCTGACTGCCTCTCCTCACCAACGCTGTAACCTCCAGGTGATCCGCCGGTCTGCAGGCAGAGCtctacttctctctctctggtcgGGTGTCTCCTGGAGGACAAAGGCATCGACTACTCTGTCTTACAGCTCAATGATCCGACCTGCAGAGGTCAGATGGACCAGCAGACCCACATGGTGACCTTCAGCTTCAACAGCACCGACCTCTGTGGGACTGAGGTCACGGTGGGTTCGCGCTCTGCTTCGGGATCTTGATGTGGAGGCAACTTTCACAGGTCAGCTTTTGGTACGgagttaatgtttctgtttgcagaccAACAACAGCCAAACCATCTACAAGAACACCATCATGACACAGAACCTCTCCTCTGGAGGAATCACTCGCCAAGACCAGGTCTACATCGGGTTTTCCTGCGTTGAGACCCAGCCGGACATACAGACGGTGGCTTTCAGGATCAAAGACAGGTGGGTGTTGATCCCATCAGGTAAACTTGTGGTTTTAGTTTCAGAATCAGGTGAAAAAGattcagtaaaacattacagaatAGTTTGGTCAGTTTCTGTAGGAATAGATTGATATAACAGAGTCCAATCCTTTCTCTTTATGATTCAGGTCAATGTGATTTTACAGATTTGGCCAAAAGCTTAAACACTCTATGAAATACTAGATGTAGCTACGCTGTCCTATCATAGATATATGTTGCATAGAAAACATAACTTTGAAGAGTTGGAAGCTTTTAGACTCCTGTAACTTGGGTCGTTCCTTCATCAACGTGTCTGTAGCGTAAAGTTGAGCTGAATGCAGTTTGGTTCCCCTACGAGATGAACCCGTCGTCATAGCAACATCGTGACGGCCCACAGCGTCTGTTGACGAGGGCAGTGATTGGATGTGGCCTGTGAacaagcaggaagcagaggggAAATAATGGGAGGCAAAACAGGTGCAGAAAACCAAGACATAACAAAACCTactagaaagaaaagaagctcCGGTTAAGCTGACGtaaaaactgaaacaccaaGGAGACGACCACAGCTAGCATCTCCATATGACAGTACAAACCTGCTGGATGCAGAAAGCAAAGTAAAATCTTTGAGCAGTCAGAAGTAGAAGCAGACTCCTGCCAGCTGTGTGTgt includes:
- the LOC116732578 gene encoding uncharacterized protein LOC116732578; the protein is MLRLLLLFLSAAMLLPGAAGQFKVFTNNTEVDISSCPITYFGQKYEQLYLNFTSENFVLCFTGFYEPQGRGDCLVMPQTDNAQFLLQSMPAGSDQDFLQNLPSIKNTGECYMTFLISAYTFLLLNYGSQSAFMNVDQPVFPDFLVDGNKVFPPSVANQQTYADLSGCRSSGVLFRPGDVSSDPITCRTLTCSQSAVLQNTSYGPTERCQGNGVCSSASSLGSVCTVTGPAVVDFQGQQNSVKDRCWYSLLRIPSGPDFQVLAHFQERRRKDVSFLDGVTLRLNGFTSAVDIQLKQGGRVLLNGSPLTLSGSVQTGHGVKLSKDQTGVTVQASLSNFSASVFFDGSTAQIHLKGSNGLPLQGLCGNASRSLSEERLSEDGSTSCEAQYTDATDTTTSCTKMAERCSLLKEAPFSSCGVDPEPYMAACTDTLCRYPDLDGLSCRFLEAYARACSLQSSAAPEDWRSKAQCSPPGAVCQDRTCSDHEFCGEKTAGGETRCFCRAIFASKYRQTISLGDPPVCRQSSTSLSLVGCLLEDKGIDYSVLQLNDPTCRGQMDQQTHMVTFSFNSTDLCGTEVTTNNSQTIYKNTIMTQNLSSGGITRQDQVYIGFSCVETQPDIQTVAFRIKDSSVVQFISSGPWNYSLTMNAYTDAHRTQAVASNTEVRLNQKIWVELDADGLDESLVAVVMDSCWATDQESASASRKHYLIENGCPNPDDQTVSVEANGREPPTPSPSTCSSSLGAQLRSTCTANCSSASNRRTPASRCSFSESHSTSAWFCRPGFSAGERNMEI